The Thermoclostridium stercorarium subsp. stercorarium DSM 8532 genome contains a region encoding:
- a CDS encoding YlzJ-like family protein, translating into MIYSIVPFEQLYYSENKQERMEVVINGEKVILLRNDNNTYTVERLISTNPKVYLNPEFTPGNRIIAITSEKEGPEVKWEIITDGLRLT; encoded by the coding sequence ATGATATACTCAATAGTACCTTTTGAACAGTTGTATTATTCCGAAAACAAACAGGAACGGATGGAAGTGGTAATAAACGGTGAGAAGGTTATCCTCCTGAGAAACGATAATAATACGTATACCGTTGAAAGGTTGATTTCAACAAACCCGAAAGTGTATCTGAACCCTGAATTCACGCCGGGAAACAGAATTATCGCCATAACGTCCGAAAAGGAAGGGCCGGAGGTAAAATGGGAGATAATAACCGACGGACTGAGACTGACGTAG
- the serA gene encoding phosphoglycerate dehydrogenase — protein MARIIVTDKMAPDGIEYLKSKGFEVDTPFGISQEELLQVIENYDALIVRSATKVTKDVIERGKNLKVVGRAGNGVDNIDVEECTKRGIAVVNTPEGNIMAAAELTVAMIFAIFRNIPQAHHAAKNRDFRRNKFVGEELEGKTAGIIGVGKIGTIVARKLLGIGMKVVGYDPYVADEKFEQLGITRCENLEELLKVSDVITLHIPKSPQNVGLIGEKELKMCKKGVRIVNVARGGMIDEKALYNAIVEGHVAAAALDVLEKEPNYTKSPEEQDFWNPLLDLENVVYTPHLGASTKEANYNVSIGVAKLVEGVLNGELVPAVNMPPVSGDINQLRPYIDLAEKLGSIYYQAEKDRVTKIEVIYSGDIANIATKAITLAAVKGFLNSAGDPDVTYINAELKLRELGVKLVESKSSHLDKYTNLITVKFTTPNRDLSVSGTVFAKDVIRIVDFFGYKLDFEPTPHVLALQNIDVPGIIGKVGTLLGENNINIAAMQWSRNRKGEKAVSFVSVDTEVSDEILQKLLQIEGVLKASRLNF, from the coding sequence ATGGCGAGAATAATAGTAACCGACAAAATGGCACCGGACGGGATTGAATATTTGAAAAGCAAAGGATTTGAGGTGGATACACCATTTGGAATTTCTCAGGAGGAGTTGCTTCAGGTAATAGAAAATTATGACGCCCTTATAGTACGAAGCGCTACAAAAGTAACAAAGGATGTTATTGAACGCGGAAAGAATCTGAAAGTCGTGGGCAGAGCCGGAAACGGCGTTGACAACATTGACGTGGAGGAATGCACAAAGAGGGGTATAGCCGTAGTTAACACGCCCGAAGGAAATATTATGGCAGCGGCCGAGCTGACGGTGGCAATGATATTTGCCATTTTCAGAAATATCCCTCAGGCGCATCATGCCGCGAAAAACAGGGATTTCAGGCGAAACAAGTTTGTCGGCGAGGAACTTGAGGGAAAGACCGCGGGAATAATCGGTGTGGGCAAAATCGGTACAATCGTTGCAAGGAAACTTCTTGGAATTGGCATGAAGGTTGTGGGGTATGACCCATACGTTGCCGACGAAAAATTTGAACAGCTGGGTATTACAAGATGTGAAAACCTTGAAGAACTTTTAAAGGTTTCCGACGTGATAACGTTACATATACCGAAAAGTCCGCAGAATGTGGGATTAATCGGTGAAAAAGAACTTAAAATGTGCAAAAAGGGAGTACGTATAGTGAATGTCGCCAGAGGCGGCATGATCGACGAAAAAGCCCTTTACAACGCCATAGTCGAAGGTCATGTCGCAGCGGCTGCACTGGATGTTCTGGAAAAGGAGCCAAATTATACAAAGAGCCCGGAAGAGCAGGACTTCTGGAATCCGCTGCTTGACCTTGAAAATGTTGTTTACACCCCGCATCTCGGGGCGTCTACAAAAGAGGCGAACTATAATGTAAGTATCGGTGTCGCAAAACTGGTTGAAGGGGTTTTGAACGGTGAACTGGTACCCGCGGTTAATATGCCTCCGGTATCAGGGGATATAAATCAGCTGAGACCGTATATCGACCTGGCGGAGAAACTTGGAAGCATTTACTACCAGGCCGAGAAGGACAGGGTTACGAAAATTGAAGTAATATACAGCGGCGACATAGCCAACATTGCAACCAAAGCCATAACTCTCGCGGCGGTTAAGGGCTTCCTCAACAGTGCCGGCGATCCCGATGTGACATATATCAACGCCGAATTAAAACTCAGGGAACTGGGGGTTAAACTGGTTGAAAGCAAGAGCTCGCATCTTGATAAGTATACAAACCTGATAACGGTGAAATTTACCACTCCGAACAGGGATCTTTCGGTGTCGGGTACGGTGTTTGCGAAGGATGTTATAAGAATTGTTGATTTCTTTGGATACAAGCTTGACTTTGAGCCCACCCCCCATGTACTGGCTCTTCAGAATATAGACGTTCCCGGGATTATCGGAAAGGTCGGCACGCTGCTTGGGGAAAACAACATAAACATAGCAGCAATGCAATGGAGCCGGAACAGAAAGGGAGAAAAGGCAGTGTCCTTTGTGAGTGTCGATACCGAAGTGTCCGATGAAATACTGCAAAAACTTTTACAAATTGAAGGAGTGTTAAAGGCCTCAAGACTTAATTTTTAA
- the rimO gene encoding 30S ribosomal protein S12 methylthiotransferase RimO: MQIKVGCISLGCPKNLVDSEIMLGMLNKDEYLITTDLSTADAIIVNTCAFINDAKEEAIDAILNASLYKKTGNLKALIVTGCMAQRYKDEIIKEIPEVDAVVGTGNIQEIRQVISEHVKGEGRRKLFVNDPKDVDYLDNIRMLSQSGRSQYLKIAEGCSNHCTYCIIPYLRGPFRSRTVESIVSEAERLVEAGARELILIAQDVTRYGEDRYGECRLVELIGRLSEIADLKWIRLLYCYPERVTEELVNEFKSNPKLLKYLDIPIQHASDKILRAMGRRTGKKELAELIVKLRTEIPDIVLRTTLITGFPGETEEDFNILKDFIKKYSFDRLGVFAYSREEGTPAAKMKNHVKESVKRKRREEIILLQQELVKPLIEKRVGRVYEVLAEGVADDGIFYFGRSYGEAPEIDPVIYFTSEKPVDIGSFVNVRILATNGMDLVGEVVYD, translated from the coding sequence ATGCAGATTAAGGTAGGATGTATATCTCTCGGCTGTCCGAAAAATCTCGTGGACAGTGAAATAATGCTTGGAATGCTGAACAAGGACGAATATTTGATTACCACCGACCTCAGCACCGCAGATGCGATTATAGTAAACACATGCGCCTTTATCAATGATGCAAAGGAGGAAGCCATTGACGCAATTCTGAATGCTTCCCTGTACAAAAAGACAGGAAATCTGAAAGCCCTTATAGTTACAGGCTGCATGGCACAGAGATATAAAGATGAAATCATCAAAGAAATTCCCGAAGTTGATGCCGTTGTCGGAACGGGTAATATTCAGGAAATACGGCAGGTTATCAGTGAACATGTGAAGGGCGAAGGCCGAAGAAAGCTTTTTGTCAATGATCCGAAGGATGTGGACTATCTTGACAATATCAGGATGCTTTCCCAGTCAGGCCGGTCGCAATACCTGAAAATAGCGGAAGGATGCAGCAATCACTGTACATACTGCATTATTCCGTATTTACGCGGTCCGTTCAGGAGCAGGACGGTTGAAAGCATTGTATCTGAAGCTGAAAGGCTTGTTGAAGCCGGCGCAAGGGAACTTATTCTTATAGCCCAGGATGTGACCAGATACGGAGAAGACAGGTATGGGGAATGCAGGCTTGTGGAACTTATCGGAAGATTATCGGAAATTGCGGATTTAAAGTGGATAAGACTGTTATACTGTTATCCCGAAAGAGTGACCGAAGAATTGGTAAATGAATTCAAAAGTAACCCGAAACTTTTGAAGTATCTGGACATTCCAATTCAGCACGCGTCGGATAAAATCCTCAGAGCTATGGGCAGGAGAACCGGAAAAAAGGAACTTGCCGAGCTTATTGTTAAACTGCGTACCGAGATACCTGACATTGTGCTCAGAACCACGCTTATAACCGGTTTTCCCGGTGAGACCGAGGAGGATTTCAATATACTTAAGGACTTTATTAAGAAATATTCCTTTGACAGGCTGGGGGTGTTTGCATATTCCCGTGAGGAGGGCACTCCTGCGGCGAAAATGAAGAACCATGTAAAAGAATCGGTAAAGCGGAAACGGAGGGAAGAGATAATTCTCCTGCAGCAGGAGTTGGTTAAACCCCTTATTGAAAAACGAGTGGGACGGGTTTATGAGGTACTGGCGGAAGGCGTGGCGGATGACGGTATTTTTTATTTCGGCCGTTCTTACGGTGAGGCCCCCGAGATTGATCCGGTGATATACTTTACCTCGGAAAAGCCGGTAGATATCGGCTCATTTGTGAATGTAAGGATACTGGCCACCAACGGCATGGATCTTGTCGGAGAAGTGGTTTATGATTAG
- the pgsA gene encoding CDP-diacylglycerol--glycerol-3-phosphate 3-phosphatidyltransferase → MNLPNKITLFRVFLIPFFLILLLPVYNGRTLLPIRPETGRLIAAVVFVLASFTDYLDGVIARKQNSITTFGKFLDPIADKLLVTSALMALIQLGDISAWPAVIIIAREFTVTGIRIIAAGDGVVIAASNKGKAKTFIQMLAVFFILLRDFPFSLFTRIPVGQILLWVAVILTIYSGYDYLKSNWDRIKN, encoded by the coding sequence ATGAATTTGCCAAATAAGATTACGCTGTTCAGAGTTTTTTTGATACCGTTTTTTTTAATTCTGCTTCTGCCGGTGTATAACGGCAGAACCCTTTTGCCGATACGGCCTGAAACAGGAAGGCTCATAGCCGCTGTCGTATTTGTTTTGGCGTCTTTTACCGATTATCTTGACGGTGTTATAGCGCGCAAACAGAATTCAATTACCACCTTTGGCAAATTTCTGGATCCTATTGCGGACAAGCTGCTGGTAACATCAGCATTGATGGCCCTTATACAACTCGGGGATATTTCCGCGTGGCCGGCGGTTATTATAATTGCCCGGGAGTTTACCGTTACCGGTATCCGGATTATTGCCGCGGGAGACGGTGTTGTAATTGCCGCAAGCAACAAGGGAAAAGCGAAAACTTTTATTCAGATGCTTGCTGTGTTTTTTATTCTCCTGCGTGATTTCCCGTTTTCCCTTTTTACGCGTATACCCGTGGGTCAAATCCTTTTGTGGGTTGCGGTTATTCTGACCATTTACTCGGGATATGATTATCTTAAGAGCAATTGGGACAGAATTAAAAATTAG
- the fapR gene encoding transcription factor FapR, protein MNKSSKAKKERQKKLLEIIKEDPFMTDEDIAEYLDVSVPTVRLDRLELGIPELRQRIREVASLNHQKVRALQADEIIGEIVEIKLGESGISILETTDEMVFSQSKIVRGHYIYSLAESLAIAVIDAEVALVGVANIKYKIPVYAGSKLVAKATVKRARNKSYIVWVFIYHRQQEVFRGKFILVSIDDGKTDGNVNVNNVEALKTENPPGKD, encoded by the coding sequence TTGAACAAAAGCTCGAAGGCTAAAAAGGAAAGACAGAAAAAGCTTTTAGAGATAATAAAAGAGGATCCGTTCATGACAGATGAGGATATAGCCGAATATCTCGATGTAAGTGTGCCCACGGTCCGTCTGGACAGGCTGGAGCTGGGCATACCCGAGCTTCGGCAAAGAATTAGGGAGGTTGCTTCGTTAAATCACCAGAAAGTAAGGGCTTTACAGGCTGATGAAATAATAGGGGAAATAGTGGAAATAAAGCTTGGCGAAAGCGGTATTTCCATTTTGGAAACAACCGATGAAATGGTATTTTCACAGTCAAAAATAGTGCGAGGCCATTATATATACTCTTTGGCCGAGTCTCTTGCAATTGCCGTTATAGATGCCGAAGTGGCCCTGGTGGGAGTTGCAAATATAAAATACAAAATTCCTGTTTATGCCGGTTCTAAACTTGTGGCAAAGGCAACGGTTAAACGGGCCAGAAACAAAAGCTATATTGTGTGGGTTTTCATTTACCACAGGCAACAGGAAGTGTTCAGGGGAAAATTCATACTGGTATCGATTGATGACGGCAAAACCGACGGAAACGTTAATGTTAATAACGTCGAAGCTTTGAAAACCGAAAACCCTCCGGGGAAGGACTGA
- the plsX gene encoding phosphate acyltransferase PlsX → MRIMVDAMGGDNAPEEIVKGCIEALKSKEGFDIELIGIEEEIEKYLNKYGYNGNRILITHAPEVIYNDDKPTEAIRHKKNSSMVIGLGKIRNNEGEIFISAGSTGALLVGTLLVAGTIKGVLRPALAPVVPSMCGGTMIVDAGMNTQCRPVNYVQFAVMGSAYMEHVYKRENPRIGLVNIGTEDEKGNNTLREALSLLRKCDLNFIGNIEGRDIAEGKVDVAVCDGFTGNAMLKMMEGTGKYFFHHMKRIFNRSLFSKISALLVKTHLKKLKDSVDPEITGGTPILGANGLIFKCHGNSTARAIQNTIINAYAISSSGFIEKIRERIGNMEV, encoded by the coding sequence ATGAGGATTATGGTGGATGCAATGGGTGGTGACAATGCACCCGAGGAAATAGTGAAGGGATGTATTGAAGCTCTGAAGTCAAAGGAAGGGTTTGATATAGAGCTTATCGGAATAGAAGAGGAAATAGAAAAGTATTTAAACAAGTACGGATACAACGGTAACCGTATTTTAATAACCCATGCGCCCGAAGTAATATACAATGACGACAAACCCACCGAGGCGATACGACACAAAAAAAATTCGTCAATGGTTATAGGCCTTGGGAAAATAAGGAATAATGAAGGGGAGATATTTATTTCCGCCGGCAGCACTGGCGCATTGCTGGTAGGAACTCTGCTTGTGGCGGGTACTATAAAAGGTGTTTTAAGGCCGGCACTGGCGCCGGTTGTGCCTTCAATGTGCGGAGGTACAATGATAGTGGATGCGGGGATGAACACGCAGTGCAGGCCTGTAAACTATGTTCAGTTCGCCGTCATGGGCTCGGCTTACATGGAGCATGTTTACAAAAGAGAAAACCCAAGGATTGGCCTTGTGAATATAGGAACAGAAGATGAAAAGGGAAATAATACGTTGAGGGAAGCACTGTCATTACTTCGGAAATGTGATCTGAACTTCATCGGCAATATTGAAGGAAGGGATATTGCCGAAGGAAAGGTAGACGTGGCTGTCTGCGACGGCTTTACCGGTAATGCCATGCTGAAAATGATGGAAGGTACGGGAAAATACTTTTTCCATCATATGAAAAGAATTTTTAACAGAAGCCTTTTTTCCAAAATTTCCGCCCTCCTTGTAAAGACTCACCTGAAAAAGCTAAAAGACAGCGTGGATCCTGAAATTACGGGCGGTACACCGATACTTGGCGCCAACGGTTTGATTTTCAAATGCCATGGTAACAGCACTGCCAGAGCAATACAGAATACCATAATAAACGCATACGCCATTTCCAGCAGCGGGTTTATCGAAAAAATCAGGGAAAGAATAGGAAATATGGAGGTTTAA
- a CDS encoding beta-ketoacyl-ACP synthase III produces MVDFGIGILGTGKYLPGRILTNSDLEKMVDTSDEWIVRRTGMKKRHLLDENTPSYVMGAEAARLAIQDAGLTPMDIDLIIVSTEVPDYLSPSMACLIQREINAERAAAIDVNAACTGFVYAMTVAQQFIQTGYYRHVLIVANEGLSRIVDWEDRSTCVLFGDAAGAVVMGRVDKRFGIRKSYLAAFGNLGHNLTIPCCYIPEEERQKRRAGKERVIWQDGGEVFTFAVKAMAESVRAVIDKANITIDEVDLIVPHQANLRIISSAAKRLEIDEGKLSVILHETGNISSASIPVALDMESKSGRLKEGDTVVLVAFGGGLTCGSILLTWGK; encoded by the coding sequence ATGGTTGATTTTGGCATCGGCATCCTCGGTACAGGCAAATATTTGCCTGGCAGAATTCTCACCAACAGCGATCTTGAAAAAATGGTAGATACGTCGGATGAATGGATAGTAAGGCGTACAGGCATGAAAAAAAGGCACCTGCTGGATGAGAATACTCCGTCGTATGTCATGGGTGCTGAAGCCGCTCGGCTTGCTATTCAGGATGCAGGTCTAACACCTATGGATATTGATTTGATCATTGTTTCAACAGAAGTTCCTGATTACCTTTCGCCTTCAATGGCATGTCTGATCCAAAGAGAAATAAATGCCGAAAGGGCTGCGGCAATTGACGTAAACGCCGCCTGCACAGGGTTTGTTTATGCAATGACTGTCGCCCAGCAGTTTATACAAACGGGTTATTACAGACATGTATTAATCGTTGCGAACGAAGGGCTCAGCCGCATTGTAGACTGGGAAGACAGAAGTACCTGTGTCCTGTTCGGTGATGCGGCGGGCGCTGTTGTTATGGGAAGAGTGGATAAGAGGTTCGGAATCAGGAAAAGCTACCTTGCGGCTTTCGGCAACCTTGGCCACAACCTGACAATTCCATGCTGCTATATACCCGAAGAAGAACGGCAAAAAAGAAGGGCGGGAAAGGAAAGGGTTATCTGGCAGGACGGTGGCGAAGTGTTTACCTTTGCTGTAAAAGCAATGGCCGAATCGGTCAGGGCAGTTATTGATAAAGCAAATATTACAATAGACGAAGTGGATCTGATTGTGCCCCATCAGGCAAACCTCAGGATTATAAGCAGCGCGGCGAAGAGGCTGGAGATTGATGAGGGAAAACTGTCGGTGATCCTTCATGAAACGGGCAATATATCGTCCGCGTCGATTCCCGTCGCACTGGACATGGAAAGTAAAAGCGGAAGACTTAAGGAAGGCGACACAGTGGTACTGGTTGCTTTCGGAGGAGGACTTACCTGTGGATCAATACTGCTGACATGGGGAAAATAG
- the fabD gene encoding ACP S-malonyltransferase, with translation MGKIAFIFPGQGSQYVGMAKEICDHFPEAAEIFHEASEALGFDIGKMVFDGDEETLKITENTQPAIVTVSIACLQPLLIEGIQADFTAGLSLGEYAAHVYSGTFLFRDAVRLLKLRGRFMQEAVPVGVGSMVAIIGLSREQVLDACAMAKDEGVVEPANFNCPGQIVISGEAKAVEKAAAIAVELGAKRAVPLAVSAPFHCSLMAPAAEKLKAELEKVQIHEMKVPVVANVNGEVVPSAEYVRESLYKQVSNPVLWEDCVRTMVGNGVDTFVEIGPGKVLSGFVKKIDKNVRTLNVEDMSSLENTLRELR, from the coding sequence ATGGGTAAAATTGCATTTATTTTTCCGGGTCAGGGATCCCAGTATGTAGGAATGGCAAAAGAAATATGCGATCATTTCCCAGAAGCTGCTGAAATTTTCCACGAAGCGTCGGAAGCTCTTGGGTTTGACATTGGAAAGATGGTTTTTGACGGCGATGAGGAAACTTTGAAAATAACCGAAAATACCCAGCCGGCGATTGTAACTGTAAGTATTGCGTGTCTTCAGCCTTTGCTGATAGAGGGTATTCAGGCCGATTTTACAGCAGGATTAAGTCTTGGTGAATATGCTGCCCATGTGTATTCGGGGACCTTCTTGTTTCGTGATGCGGTCAGGCTGCTGAAACTACGTGGCAGATTCATGCAGGAAGCCGTCCCGGTGGGCGTTGGTTCCATGGTTGCAATAATCGGCCTTTCAAGGGAACAGGTACTGGATGCGTGTGCGATGGCTAAAGATGAAGGGGTTGTTGAACCGGCCAATTTTAACTGCCCGGGGCAGATTGTAATATCTGGTGAGGCGAAGGCTGTTGAAAAAGCGGCGGCAATCGCCGTTGAGCTCGGGGCGAAAAGGGCAGTGCCATTGGCCGTAAGTGCGCCGTTCCATTGCAGTCTTATGGCACCGGCAGCCGAAAAACTCAAGGCAGAGCTGGAAAAAGTTCAGATACATGAAATGAAGGTTCCGGTTGTTGCAAACGTAAACGGTGAAGTTGTGCCTTCTGCGGAATATGTAAGGGAATCTCTTTACAAGCAGGTATCAAACCCTGTTTTGTGGGAGGATTGTGTAAGAACTATGGTTGGCAACGGCGTTGATACGTTTGTTGAAATAGGCCCCGGGAAAGTGCTCAGCGGATTTGTAAAAAAGATTGATAAAAACGTGAGGACACTGAATGTGGAAGACATGTCCTCCCTTGAAAATACATTGCGTGAACTGAGATGA
- the fabG gene encoding 3-oxoacyl-[acyl-carrier-protein] reductase, with amino-acid sequence MDFTGKTVVVTGSSRGIGKAIAEKFAALGANVVINGTSKSVFDTERELVEKGYSVKAFEGDISDPGNAKALIDFAVETFGTIDVLVNNAGITRDKLLVRMNDEDWDTVIDVNLKSAYLCTKAATKIMMRKRQGKIINISSVVGITGNAGQTNYAASKAGLIGFTKAVAKEMGSWGITCNAVAPGFIETDMTSGLSNEIREKFLAAIPLRRAGTPSEVADAVVFLASDMARYITGQVINIDGGMVM; translated from the coding sequence ATGGATTTTACGGGGAAAACAGTGGTGGTCACCGGTTCAAGCAGGGGAATCGGAAAAGCGATAGCCGAAAAGTTTGCTGCCCTTGGCGCAAATGTTGTTATTAACGGCACTTCAAAAAGTGTTTTTGATACCGAAAGGGAATTGGTTGAGAAGGGTTATAGCGTTAAGGCCTTTGAAGGCGACATAAGCGATCCGGGGAATGCAAAGGCTCTTATCGACTTTGCGGTAGAAACTTTCGGCACAATTGACGTGTTGGTGAATAACGCGGGTATAACGAGGGACAAACTGCTTGTCAGAATGAATGACGAAGACTGGGATACGGTTATTGACGTGAACCTAAAGAGTGCGTATTTGTGCACGAAAGCGGCAACAAAAATCATGATGAGGAAGAGGCAGGGGAAAATAATTAACATTTCCTCTGTGGTGGGAATAACGGGAAATGCAGGACAAACAAATTACGCAGCATCAAAAGCCGGATTGATAGGCTTCACAAAGGCAGTTGCAAAAGAGATGGGGTCATGGGGCATCACCTGCAATGCCGTAGCCCCGGGGTTTATCGAAACTGATATGACAAGCGGTTTATCCAATGAAATCAGGGAAAAATTCCTCGCCGCAATTCCGCTCCGGAGGGCCGGGACTCCTTCCGAAGTGGCGGATGCGGTGGTTTTCCTGGCATCGGATATGGCCAGATATATTACCGGGCAGGTAATTAATATTGACGGTGGAATGGTTATGTAA
- a CDS encoding acyl carrier protein, translated as MIFEKVKEIIVDQLGVDESEVTMEASFIDDLGADSLDIVELIMALEEEFDLEIPDKDAEKIVTVGDAVEYIKAHTS; from the coding sequence GTGATATTTGAGAAAGTAAAAGAAATTATAGTAGATCAGCTTGGTGTGGACGAAAGTGAGGTAACAATGGAAGCCTCCTTCATCGACGACTTGGGAGCTGACTCTTTGGATATTGTTGAGTTGATTATGGCTTTGGAGGAAGAATTTGACCTGGAAATACCAGACAAGGATGCGGAGAAGATTGTAACAGTTGGAGATGCTGTAGAGTATATTAAAGCACATACTTCCTGA
- the fabF gene encoding beta-ketoacyl-ACP synthase II, producing MARRVVITGTGVIHALGKDTKTFWNAIKEGKNGITRVTKFDCSTLETKVASEITDFDPTLYMDKKEAKRMDLFTQYAMAAAIMAVEEARLDFSQEDPFRVGVIIGSGIGGIQTLEEQKEVLMEKGPSRVSPFFVPMMIANMASGQVAIKFGVCGFNECVITACATANNAIGDAFHAIRNGLADVMITGGSEAALTQLSFAGFAAAKAMATDPNPETACRPFDKDRNGFVMGEGAGILVLEELEHALRRGADIIAEIVGYGCTCDAYHITAPHPEGAGGIKAMQFALADAGIKPEDIDYINAHGTSTPLNDPAETKVIKKVFGEHAYKLAVSSTKSMTGHLLGAAGGIEAIITAMALKEGFIPPTIHLDNPDEECDLDYVPNKGRKQDIRYALSNALGFGGHNAVIIMKKYE from the coding sequence ATGGCAAGGCGGGTAGTAATAACAGGAACAGGCGTAATTCATGCTCTCGGGAAAGACACCAAAACATTCTGGAATGCGATAAAAGAGGGAAAGAACGGAATAACCCGGGTGACGAAGTTTGACTGCAGTACGTTGGAAACCAAGGTTGCGTCTGAGATAACTGATTTTGATCCCACTTTGTATATGGATAAAAAAGAAGCAAAAAGAATGGATCTTTTTACTCAGTATGCAATGGCTGCGGCAATTATGGCAGTGGAAGAAGCAAGGCTCGACTTTTCACAGGAGGATCCTTTCCGTGTCGGTGTCATAATCGGCTCGGGAATAGGCGGAATACAGACTCTTGAAGAGCAGAAGGAAGTCCTGATGGAAAAAGGACCTTCACGAGTAAGCCCGTTTTTTGTTCCGATGATGATTGCGAATATGGCGTCGGGACAGGTGGCTATTAAATTTGGTGTTTGCGGTTTTAACGAATGTGTGATAACGGCATGTGCTACGGCGAACAACGCTATAGGCGATGCATTTCATGCCATAAGGAACGGACTTGCCGACGTAATGATTACCGGAGGTTCTGAGGCTGCGCTGACACAACTGTCCTTTGCCGGTTTTGCGGCTGCTAAGGCAATGGCAACCGATCCCAATCCTGAAACGGCGTGCAGGCCCTTTGACAAAGACCGTAACGGTTTTGTGATGGGTGAAGGGGCCGGGATACTTGTCCTTGAAGAACTTGAGCATGCATTAAGAAGAGGGGCCGATATTATAGCCGAAATTGTTGGCTACGGATGTACATGTGACGCTTATCATATCACCGCACCGCATCCTGAAGGCGCGGGCGGAATTAAGGCAATGCAGTTTGCTTTGGCCGATGCGGGCATAAAGCCTGAAGATATTGACTATATAAATGCCCACGGAACTTCAACCCCGTTGAATGACCCCGCTGAAACCAAGGTTATTAAAAAGGTTTTTGGCGAGCATGCCTATAAACTGGCGGTGAGTTCGACAAAATCCATGACAGGGCATTTGCTTGGGGCTGCCGGCGGCATTGAGGCGATTATTACCGCAATGGCTCTGAAGGAAGGCTTTATTCCGCCGACGATACATTTGGATAATCCCGATGAGGAATGCGATTTGGATTATGTGCCAAACAAAGGGAGAAAACAGGACATCCGTTATGCTTTGTCAAATGCTTTGGGATTCGGAGGTCATAATGCGGTAATTATAATGAAAAAATACGAATGA
- the rnc gene encoding ribonuclease III, translated as MKNSDLERVNLLEKNIGYVYKDKSKALQAIIHSSYAYEHRREGLSSNERLEFLGDSVLNFLITDRLFKEVSDMPEGEMSKLRASVVSEASLSECAKKLNVGEVLLLGKGEEIMGGRKRPSILADAMEAIIGSIYLDGGLEPASDFVSRFLKENYEKAINGTLFSDYKTKLQEEVQKSSNSNIKYIVISETGPDHDKVFTVAVLVNGEQMGQGTGKTKKEAEQKAAGDALNRIKAEAVEL; from the coding sequence TTGAAGAATTCCGATTTGGAGCGTGTTAACCTGCTGGAGAAAAATATTGGGTATGTTTATAAGGACAAAAGTAAAGCACTTCAGGCAATAATCCACAGTTCCTATGCCTATGAACACCGCCGCGAAGGGCTCAGCAGCAATGAACGGCTTGAATTTCTCGGCGATTCCGTATTAAACTTCCTGATCACCGACAGGCTGTTTAAAGAAGTTTCCGACATGCCTGAAGGCGAAATGTCAAAACTCAGGGCTTCAGTCGTATCAGAAGCATCTTTATCGGAATGCGCAAAAAAGTTAAATGTCGGTGAGGTTTTGCTGCTCGGAAAAGGCGAAGAGATTATGGGCGGACGTAAGAGACCGTCAATCCTTGCCGACGCCATGGAAGCGATAATAGGCAGTATTTACCTTGATGGCGGCCTTGAACCAGCAAGTGATTTTGTAAGCCGTTTTCTCAAGGAAAATTACGAAAAAGCAATCAACGGCACCCTGTTCAGTGATTATAAGACAAAGCTGCAGGAAGAGGTTCAGAAAAGCAGCAATTCCAATATTAAATATATCGTCATTTCCGAAACCGGTCCCGATCATGACAAAGTATTCACCGTTGCGGTCCTGGTTAACGGTGAACAGATGGGTCAGGGAACGGGAAAGACAAAGAAGGAGGCCGAGCAGAAGGCCGCAGGCGACGCACTGAACAGAATTAAGGCAGAGGCAGTTGAGTTATGA